The following DNA comes from Patescibacteria group bacterium.
TAAAATAACAAATTTCCTTAGGTACTGAAATACAAATTTTTGGATGCTGATCTAGTTTTTCTGCTAACCAAGTTGTTCCAGACCTTTGAGCACCAATTCCTATGAAATTCAATTTTATTTTGTTATTTAATTTTGATTTCATTATTTTTTTATTCCTATTACTATGCACGAGGCATGTGCCAGATTTTTTATTTTATAAGATTTATTTTTAAAAATTAGTTTTGTTATGTTCAATTTATAAAGCAATTCTGATATTAAATCAATAAATTTTGTAGGAAAAGTTCCTTTAAAGCATAAAGCTCGAATATTTGTATATTTAATTTTAAAGTCAAAATCGACAAAGATTTGTTTCAGACTATATAAAGATAAAGGGAAATCATGAGTATAATCACATCCAAAAAAATCTTCCTTAAAATATCTTATGTCTGGAACTGCAATGAACAAAAGACCTTGGTTATTTAGATGCTCTTTACACTCTTCGATTAATTTTAAAGCCTGGTCTCTGTTTTCCATATGTTCAAAAACTTGGTCCATGAAAATGATGTCAAAGGTTCCCTTCAAATTTAAAGGTGGCACCATTTTATTATATACTTTGATGCCTTTTTCTTTTAACTTTTTACACATAAAATCATTACCTTCGATTGCGGTATAGTTTATATTTTGTTTAACGCATTCTTGGGCAAAATAACCCTTACCAGGTCCTATTTCTAATATTTTTAAATTTTCCTTATCTTTCTTTGCGAATTTTAGTATTAGTTCAAGATAAAATTTATTCTTGTTATTAACTAAAAATTTTCCGAATCTTGTTATTTTATCCCGTTGGTAATAATTATCGTAAAAGCTCATTTTAAATATTGTAAATAATCCTGAAAGAAATCACCATTCTTCAAAGAATTTAAACTTTCCTTCCCCATTTCACTAAAAATATTTTTGAAAAAATTATAATTTAATATTTTCTTGAACATAAATTTAATTAGAGCCTTTTTATCATTTGAATGATCAAAATAACTCCAGATTTCATTAAATGTTAATTTTTCATTCCATAAATAGGATAAATTTCTTTTATCAGTTCTGACGCGACTTAAATATAGCGGTTCTTGGATATTATAAAGTAATGGTTTTTTTTTGCATAAAATATATTTCATAAAATAGGTGTCAGTTTTGTATTTCACTTTAGTATTATATTTTAATCCTTGTTTATTTCTAAAAACCAAAGAGGGATGAGCAGCAAAAGTTCCTTGTTTTTTGATTTTTACATA
Coding sequences within:
- a CDS encoding glycosyltransferase family A protein; its protein translation is MNKSINQPLVSILNVTYNAEKFIKPTFDSLINQEYSNTEILILDNNSQDKTSKILKEYEKKFSNIKTFLGDKNLGPYRGLNFLLNKAKGKYISITDHDDIYHPQKISKQVDFLSQNKKFVGCGTNLCKYFEKDSTFKYVKIKKQGTFAAHPSLVFRNKQGLKYNTKVKYKTDTYFMKYILCKKKPLLYNIQEPLYLSRVRTDKRNLSYLWNEKLTFNEIWSYFDHSNDKKALIKFMFKKILNYNFFKNIFSEMGKESLNSLKNGDFFQDYLQYLK
- a CDS encoding class I SAM-dependent methyltransferase, which translates into the protein MSFYDNYYQRDKITRFGKFLVNNKNKFYLELILKFAKKDKENLKILEIGPGKGYFAQECVKQNINYTAIEGNDFMCKKLKEKGIKVYNKMVPPLNLKGTFDIIFMDQVFEHMENRDQALKLIEECKEHLNNQGLLFIAVPDIRYFKEDFFGCDYTHDFPLSLYSLKQIFVDFDFKIKYTNIRALCFKGTFPTKFIDLISELLYKLNITKLIFKNKSYKIKNLAHASCIVIGIKK